From a region of the Chitinophaga caseinilytica genome:
- a CDS encoding DUF3267 domain-containing protein produces MQSPLRDELQARGYTELAAFRISELLVPVKDGMRRGSLFYWLLMAASVLGGIGIVAAYILSREAGELSRGGFLGRLTLGIAAVFLLIPIHELIHGLLFRLFGARDVRYGVVWKKLMFYAVAHNFAVNYRQFLVVALGPFVILSAAMGVAAWLAPPDWRAFFTGMYVFHTICCMGDFGLCGYMHRFRKQQPLTFDDADARISYFYVTLP; encoded by the coding sequence ATGCAATCACCCCTGCGCGACGAACTTCAGGCCCGAGGCTACACGGAGCTGGCCGCTTTCCGGATAAGCGAGCTGCTGGTGCCCGTGAAGGACGGCATGCGCAGGGGTTCCCTTTTCTACTGGCTCCTCATGGCCGCCTCCGTGCTGGGCGGCATTGGGATCGTGGCCGCCTATATCCTTTCCCGCGAGGCGGGCGAGCTGTCGCGCGGGGGATTCCTCGGCCGGCTGACCCTTGGCATAGCGGCCGTTTTCCTCCTCATTCCCATCCATGAACTGATCCACGGGCTATTGTTCCGGCTGTTCGGCGCCCGCGATGTGCGGTATGGCGTGGTCTGGAAAAAGCTCATGTTTTACGCCGTGGCCCACAATTTTGCCGTGAATTACCGGCAGTTCCTCGTGGTAGCTTTGGGGCCTTTCGTCATCCTTTCCGCCGCCATGGGCGTGGCTGCCTGGCTGGCGCCCCCGGATTGGCGGGCTTTTTTCACCGGGATGTACGTTTTCCATACCATCTGCTGCATGGGCGATTTCGGGCTTTGCGGCTATATGCACCGCTTCCGGAAACAGCAGCCCCTCACCTTCGACGACGCCGATGCCCGGATTTCGTATTTTTACGTAACTTTGCCCTAG
- a CDS encoding RNA-binding S4 domain-containing protein, with protein sequence MTAEKLRVDKYLWSIRVFKTRSAAAAACDAGRVKLNGVSIKAARAVNIGDEFEVRGDARKWKVKVTGLLANRQAYSEAIKYYIDLTPEEDLDPNKRVVSSFDTGKRQSKIGRPTKKERRDLDDFMQED encoded by the coding sequence ATGACAGCTGAAAAACTGCGTGTAGACAAATATCTCTGGTCGATCAGGGTGTTCAAAACCCGCTCGGCCGCCGCCGCAGCGTGCGATGCGGGCAGGGTGAAACTGAATGGCGTATCCATCAAAGCCGCCAGGGCCGTGAATATCGGCGATGAATTCGAGGTGCGTGGAGACGCGCGCAAATGGAAAGTGAAGGTGACGGGCTTGCTCGCCAACCGCCAGGCGTATTCGGAAGCGATCAAATATTACATCGACCTCACCCCGGAAGAAGACCTGGACCCCAACAAGCGCGTGGTTTCCAGCTTCGATACCGGCAAACGGCAGAGCAAAATCGGGCGCCCCACGAAGAAAGAACGCCGCGACCTCGACGATTTTATGCAGGAAGATTAA
- a CDS encoding cation:proton antiporter yields MQKRHLLYPIIIGIFGVMIWFIISRGQHLPHATNITTPILQPVPPAAAPASANGSLVTDLLHHVQHPLSMLLLQIIVILCATRAFGFMARKIGQPAVVGEIIAGIVLGPSLFGLLAPDAMAALFPKSSLPPLQFLSQIGLAFFMFIVGMELDINKIRQKAHDAVMISHASIVIPFFLGVCLAYFTFSQFAPANVGFLSFALFMGIAMSVTAFPVLARIVQERNLTGTPLGAMAITCAAADDITAWCILAIVVAIAKAGGIASALVTIALAIVFVFGMLYLVRPWLKRRMSTLQGNKTKVALGFFVLLIAGYIAEVIGIHLLFGAFLAGVIMPAGSNIKQVLTDKLEDVSLVILLPIFFAFTGLRTQIGLLNEGALWGVFGVIMLVAVAGKFAGSAFTAKLMGQTWEESLSIGALMNTRGLMELVVLNIGYDLGILTPQVFAMLVLMALATTFMTGPLLDYFGWYFHGRKAKAIS; encoded by the coding sequence ATGCAAAAACGGCACCTGCTTTACCCCATTATCATCGGAATTTTCGGTGTGATGATCTGGTTCATCATTTCGCGCGGCCAGCATCTCCCGCATGCAACCAACATAACAACGCCCATTCTGCAACCGGTCCCTCCCGCTGCAGCCCCCGCGTCTGCGAACGGAAGCCTCGTAACCGACCTGCTACATCACGTCCAGCATCCGTTGAGCATGCTCCTGCTGCAAATCATCGTCATTCTTTGCGCCACCCGCGCGTTCGGGTTCATGGCGCGGAAAATCGGGCAGCCGGCCGTTGTCGGTGAAATTATCGCCGGTATTGTGCTGGGTCCTTCGCTGTTCGGGCTCCTGGCCCCAGACGCCATGGCCGCCCTCTTCCCCAAATCCTCGCTGCCGCCGCTACAGTTCCTCAGCCAGATCGGCCTCGCCTTTTTCATGTTCATCGTGGGCATGGAACTGGATATTAATAAAATCCGCCAAAAAGCGCACGACGCCGTCATGATCAGCCACGCCAGCATCGTGATCCCCTTCTTCCTGGGCGTTTGCCTGGCTTACTTTACGTTCAGCCAGTTCGCGCCGGCCAATGTTGGGTTTCTCAGCTTCGCGCTGTTCATGGGTATCGCCATGAGCGTTACCGCCTTCCCCGTGCTGGCGCGCATCGTGCAGGAGCGCAACCTCACGGGAACGCCACTGGGCGCCATGGCCATTACCTGCGCTGCGGCAGACGATATCACGGCCTGGTGCATCCTGGCCATCGTGGTAGCCATCGCCAAAGCCGGCGGCATCGCCAGCGCTTTGGTTACCATCGCCCTGGCCATCGTTTTCGTATTTGGTATGCTGTACCTCGTGCGCCCCTGGCTCAAACGCCGGATGAGCACGCTGCAGGGCAACAAAACCAAAGTGGCGCTGGGTTTCTTCGTGCTGCTCATCGCCGGTTATATCGCCGAAGTGATCGGCATCCACCTGCTGTTCGGCGCCTTCCTCGCCGGGGTGATCATGCCGGCCGGATCCAATATCAAACAAGTGCTGACCGATAAACTGGAAGACGTGAGCCTGGTGATCCTGCTGCCCATCTTCTTCGCCTTTACCGGCCTGCGCACCCAAATCGGGTTGCTGAACGAAGGCGCGCTCTGGGGCGTGTTCGGCGTCATCATGCTCGTGGCCGTTGCCGGCAAATTCGCCGGATCGGCTTTCACCGCCAAACTCATGGGCCAAACCTGGGAAGAATCCCTCTCCATCGGCGCCCTCATGAACACCCGCGGGCTCATGGAACTGGTGGTGCTCAACATCGGCTACGATCTCGGCATCCTCACGCCACAGGTCTTTGCGATGCTGGTGCTCATGGCCCTCGCCACCACATTCATGACCGGCCCTCTGCTCGACTATTTCGGATGGTATTTCCACGGCCGCAAAGCCAAAGCCATTTCCTGA
- a CDS encoding carboxypeptidase-like regulatory domain-containing protein, protein MRRMLFPALLCAALFSACKKSNESGGGPDGNSGGIVELNGTVVDENGVPVAGAAIKSDALQTTTNATGNFKLGGVKPVGSALVVYCSKNGYHSQTRHFTATGGNSAGVRITLQNRTTTHTLNAAAGGTLTLPRGASVQIPAGALVKPDGSTYNGAVDLAITHLDPADPQFSVKIPGGDLAAERTDKSVVVLYSYGMIDVDMTTTAGEKLQLKSGKTSLLSFPIPAFQQATAPATIPLWHFDEASGVWKEDGIATRQGNRYVGTVGHFSTWNVDDPKISAMVEGFVADPCQSGSPKVPGANVTIGQITVQTDKDGKFKARVPAGMAITMKLDPKLNNGRGATKEIAPMAAGGSVTQHISFPCGPQLTGRITNCEGKPWVGFVSMYLNGELLGSAYTDDQSRFLIFGPKGKTIVLKAFDMVGGSSEQTVAIPADDSGKELGDVKVCAKDQLKPAQFKINGGGYNQQTVQIGGKAGETFVALGMYDVHSHEILCTMVAGNQQLSLRVEAEAAGTFEESVLTMQLNGKTYTSQTMQVKITKFGQEGELVQGTFSGQAKEVNGTAVVSISEGKFEVLRIKG, encoded by the coding sequence ATGCGCCGAATGCTCTTCCCGGCGCTACTTTGTGCCGCGCTCTTTTCCGCATGCAAGAAAAGCAACGAATCCGGCGGAGGCCCCGATGGTAACAGCGGTGGCATCGTTGAATTGAATGGAACGGTCGTAGACGAAAACGGTGTGCCCGTTGCCGGTGCCGCGATCAAATCGGATGCCCTGCAAACCACTACGAACGCAACCGGAAATTTCAAGCTGGGTGGTGTGAAACCGGTCGGTAGCGCGCTGGTCGTGTATTGCTCCAAAAACGGTTACCACAGCCAGACGCGCCACTTCACTGCTACCGGCGGCAACAGCGCCGGCGTACGGATCACCCTCCAAAACAGGACCACCACCCACACGCTCAACGCCGCGGCTGGAGGCACCCTTACCCTGCCCCGCGGCGCATCCGTTCAGATACCTGCCGGCGCGCTCGTTAAACCGGACGGCAGCACATACAACGGAGCGGTGGACCTCGCGATAACGCACCTCGACCCCGCCGATCCTCAATTCAGCGTCAAAATACCCGGTGGCGACCTCGCCGCCGAACGGACGGACAAGTCGGTCGTGGTGCTATATTCCTACGGTATGATCGACGTAGACATGACAACAACGGCCGGTGAAAAGCTGCAACTCAAATCCGGGAAAACATCCCTGCTTTCCTTCCCCATACCGGCCTTTCAGCAAGCAACGGCCCCCGCTACCATTCCGCTTTGGCACTTCGATGAGGCTTCCGGCGTCTGGAAGGAAGATGGAATCGCCACCCGGCAAGGCAACCGCTACGTGGGCACGGTCGGCCATTTTTCCACCTGGAACGTAGACGATCCTAAAATTTCGGCCATGGTGGAAGGATTTGTGGCCGACCCCTGCCAATCGGGTTCCCCGAAAGTGCCCGGCGCCAACGTTACGATCGGGCAGATAACCGTGCAGACCGATAAAGACGGCAAATTCAAAGCCCGCGTGCCCGCGGGCATGGCCATCACTATGAAACTGGACCCCAAACTCAACAACGGCAGAGGGGCCACAAAAGAAATCGCACCGATGGCCGCAGGCGGCTCCGTTACCCAACACATCTCCTTCCCTTGCGGGCCGCAGCTCACCGGCCGCATTACCAACTGCGAAGGCAAGCCATGGGTCGGGTTCGTGAGCATGTACCTCAACGGTGAGCTCCTCGGCAGCGCGTATACAGACGACCAGTCGCGCTTCCTGATCTTCGGCCCGAAAGGCAAAACGATCGTGCTCAAAGCGTTCGACATGGTAGGCGGCAGTTCGGAACAGACCGTAGCCATCCCTGCTGATGATTCCGGGAAGGAATTGGGGGATGTAAAAGTTTGTGCGAAAGACCAGTTGAAGCCGGCGCAATTCAAGATCAATGGCGGGGGCTACAACCAGCAGACGGTGCAGATCGGCGGAAAGGCCGGGGAGACGTTCGTGGCGCTCGGCATGTACGACGTGCATAGCCACGAGATCCTGTGCACCATGGTTGCCGGCAACCAGCAACTTTCCCTGCGCGTCGAAGCCGAAGCTGCAGGTACTTTCGAGGAAAGTGTATTGACCATGCAACTGAACGGGAAAACCTATACTTCCCAAACGATGCAGGTAAAGATCACAAAATTCGGGCAGGAAGGAGAACTGGTGCAGGGCACGTTTTCCGGCCAGGCGAAGGAGGTGAACGGAACGGCGGTAGTCAGTATCAGTGAAGGGAAGTTCGAGGTGTTGCGGATCAAAGGTTGA
- a CDS encoding carboxypeptidase-like regulatory domain-containing protein translates to MLMLHGMFGFYRHSTPADGSAYSGDVHLSAAHIDPADPEFSLKIPGGDLSAVRTDNSTVTLYSYGMLDVEMTTADGQPLKLKTGKQAQLRFPVANSQRTGAPASIPMWHFDEAKGIWKEEGSATLNGTVYEASVSHFSTWNVDVPAKMATVKGKVTDACANNAPVKGMMVYLGQTAAVTDDEGNYTARVVAGMAFELSIGGRFSDGRTFSRNVPALNEGTTSTQDVSFACAPTLEGRFTLCSAATQLSHIRLEKDNKVIAAVFSDAQNRFRVFAPQGQTVNLTAFGPDGAVATRMVVMPNSNTVTDLGQIELCAPTPVAATEFTVKQGTQETPLKLEGGRAQSVNSASTTDCSISAGQTTLSLKFGGVATGVYQNSLVVLNLNGKTYISDKIQITVTKYGVMGELVEGTFSGELTLSGGTEKVEIKSRKFIVRRILG, encoded by the coding sequence ATGTTAATGCTCCATGGGATGTTTGGTTTTTACCGTCATTCTACCCCGGCAGACGGCAGCGCATACTCCGGTGACGTGCACCTGTCGGCCGCGCATATCGACCCCGCAGACCCCGAGTTCAGCCTCAAAATCCCCGGGGGCGACCTGAGCGCCGTTCGGACGGATAATTCTACCGTTACCCTGTATTCCTACGGCATGCTCGACGTGGAGATGACCACCGCAGACGGGCAGCCACTGAAACTTAAAACCGGCAAACAAGCCCAGCTCCGTTTCCCGGTCGCGAACAGTCAACGCACCGGCGCGCCCGCTTCCATTCCCATGTGGCATTTCGACGAAGCCAAAGGTATCTGGAAAGAGGAAGGCTCCGCCACGCTCAACGGCACGGTCTACGAAGCCAGCGTGAGCCATTTCTCGACATGGAACGTGGATGTACCGGCGAAAATGGCCACCGTAAAAGGAAAGGTAACGGATGCCTGCGCGAACAACGCACCGGTAAAAGGGATGATGGTTTATTTAGGTCAAACCGCTGCGGTGACCGATGACGAGGGCAATTACACCGCGCGCGTGGTGGCCGGCATGGCGTTCGAGCTGAGCATCGGCGGCAGGTTCAGCGATGGCAGAACTTTTTCCAGGAATGTGCCCGCCTTAAACGAAGGCACTACTTCTACCCAGGACGTCAGCTTCGCCTGCGCACCAACGCTGGAAGGCCGCTTCACCTTATGTTCTGCCGCCACGCAGCTGTCTCACATTCGCCTGGAGAAAGACAATAAAGTCATCGCGGCCGTATTCTCCGACGCGCAAAATCGCTTCAGGGTGTTTGCGCCGCAGGGACAAACGGTGAACCTCACCGCATTTGGCCCCGATGGCGCGGTGGCGACAAGAATGGTGGTAATGCCGAACAGCAATACCGTTACCGACCTGGGACAAATCGAACTGTGCGCACCGACGCCGGTGGCGGCCACCGAATTCACCGTAAAACAGGGGACCCAGGAAACGCCCTTAAAACTGGAAGGCGGAAGGGCGCAGTCCGTAAATTCCGCATCCACGACCGATTGTTCGATATCGGCCGGCCAGACGACACTTTCGCTGAAATTCGGGGGCGTTGCAACCGGGGTGTACCAGAACAGCCTGGTAGTACTGAACCTGAACGGCAAAACCTATATTTCTGATAAAATACAAATCACCGTTACGAAGTACGGAGTGATGGGAGAACTGGTGGAAGGCACATTCTCCGGCGAATTGACGCTTTCCGGTGGCACCGAAAAAGTGGAGATCAAGAGCAGGAAATTCATTGTACGGCGGATATTGGGTTAA
- a CDS encoding lytic transglycosylase domain-containing protein, translating to MTKVFLLLSLPALVGSTSVVAASVEVNKEMVYPIQDASADTSVTLKKSAHLPKDTSVHGAPASVSVKRAAQALPSVISTPKVYEQMNNNFVKNYINDYATRYSQHLAVMVERSAPYFVMIEKVFLDHGIPEEMKYLAVIESSLLHNARSRVGAVGMWQFMSGTARIFGLNVGKKVDERKDIYKSTVAAAKYLNELYDQFDDWLLVVAAYNCGAGGVQRAQRISGRSDFWGIQYFLPAESRSHVYKFIATGYILDRFNTFFGVGSNYTANVPLPNARMSTAAEFRKAAPLTEEDMFNTVEFNISGKYRLEAIAKKLAMETDELERLNPGFSQALAGESNSYDLRVPKEKMKLFQAEKEEILKESLQMTLDDKAATVDRSRFPAPVKKPEVKAPVKKPVVAKKAPAKKRTTTRKK from the coding sequence ATGACGAAAGTCTTTTTACTTCTATCATTGCCGGCTTTAGTGGGGAGTACCAGTGTGGTTGCCGCCAGCGTTGAGGTGAATAAGGAGATGGTGTATCCGATCCAGGATGCATCCGCCGATACCTCCGTTACCTTAAAAAAGTCCGCGCACCTGCCGAAAGACACTTCGGTGCACGGGGCTCCTGCCAGCGTTTCGGTAAAAAGAGCTGCCCAGGCTCTTCCGTCTGTTATCAGTACTCCGAAGGTGTACGAACAGATGAACAATAATTTCGTAAAGAATTATATCAACGATTATGCCACCCGTTATTCCCAACACCTCGCGGTGATGGTAGAACGGTCTGCGCCATATTTCGTGATGATCGAAAAGGTATTCCTTGACCACGGCATTCCCGAGGAAATGAAATACCTCGCCGTGATCGAATCCAGCCTCCTGCACAACGCCCGCTCCCGCGTAGGCGCCGTGGGCATGTGGCAGTTCATGAGCGGCACCGCCCGCATCTTCGGGCTCAACGTCGGTAAAAAAGTGGACGAACGGAAGGATATTTATAAATCCACCGTGGCTGCCGCCAAATACCTCAATGAGCTCTATGATCAGTTCGACGACTGGTTGCTGGTAGTTGCCGCATACAATTGCGGCGCCGGCGGCGTTCAGCGTGCACAAAGGATCAGCGGCCGGAGCGATTTCTGGGGCATCCAGTATTTCCTGCCCGCAGAGTCCCGCTCCCATGTATATAAATTCATCGCCACCGGTTATATCCTCGACAGGTTCAACACCTTCTTCGGCGTAGGCAGCAATTACACGGCCAACGTGCCTTTGCCCAACGCCAGAATGAGCACCGCCGCCGAATTCAGAAAAGCGGCTCCCCTCACCGAAGAAGATATGTTCAACACCGTTGAGTTCAACATCTCCGGCAAATACCGGCTCGAAGCCATCGCCAAAAAACTCGCGATGGAAACCGACGAACTGGAAAGGCTCAACCCCGGTTTCTCTCAAGCCCTCGCTGGAGAATCCAACAGCTACGACCTCCGCGTTCCGAAAGAGAAAATGAAACTCTTCCAGGCCGAAAAAGAAGAGATCCTCAAAGAATCCCTCCAAATGACGCTGGACGACAAGGCCGCCACCGTAGACAGAAGCAGGTTCCCTGCACCGGTGAAAAAGCCTGAGGTTAAAGCACCCGTTAAAAAGCCCGTCGTTGCCAAAAAAGCACCGGCTAAAAAACGGACCACTACCCGGAAAAAATAA
- the gatA gene encoding Asp-tRNA(Asn)/Glu-tRNA(Gln) amidotransferase subunit GatA, translated as MTEYSSISSFQEALYAGRANCEETVRMYLDRIEQTRHLNAYLEVFTEDALRQARSLDEKIRKGERPGLLAGVVVGIKDVICYKGHAVSAASRILEGFESLYNATAVERLLEAGAIIIGRLNCDEFAMGSTNENSAYGPTLNALDETRVPGGSSGGSAVAVQAGLCHVSLGSDTGGSVRQPADFCGIVGLKPSYGRVSRHGLLAYASSFDQIGIFGSNIADVARVLQVIAGPDAYDSTASQSDVPEYQLSTDLHNKKRKFAYLRDALHHEGLDPEMRGGFESFFEQLKAEGHTVEPVDFEYLDFVVAAYYVLTTAEASSNLSRYDGVKYGHRTPEKGIDLTDFYRKSRSEGFGKEVKKRILLGTFVLSAGYYDAYFTKAQQVRRLVVEKMQAILQRYDAILLPTVPTTAFRIGEKMDDPIAMYLADIYTVLANLTGVPAISVPLTRHSNGMPYGLQIITRELDEQNLLEIAQTMLQMQQVDTV; from the coding sequence TTGACTGAATACAGCAGTATATCGTCTTTTCAGGAGGCGTTGTATGCCGGGAGAGCGAACTGCGAGGAAACGGTACGGATGTACCTTGACCGCATTGAGCAAACCCGTCATTTAAACGCATACCTGGAAGTTTTTACGGAAGACGCCCTCCGGCAGGCGCGTTCCCTGGATGAAAAGATCCGGAAAGGGGAGCGGCCCGGTTTGCTGGCGGGCGTTGTCGTTGGCATCAAGGACGTTATTTGTTATAAGGGGCACGCCGTGAGTGCGGCGAGCCGGATTCTGGAGGGTTTTGAGTCCCTCTACAACGCCACGGCCGTGGAAAGGCTCCTGGAAGCAGGGGCTATTATCATTGGCAGGCTGAATTGCGACGAGTTCGCGATGGGGTCTACCAACGAGAATTCCGCATACGGGCCTACGCTCAATGCGCTCGACGAGACGCGCGTTCCCGGGGGCTCCTCGGGTGGTTCGGCGGTGGCGGTACAGGCGGGTTTATGCCATGTGAGCCTTGGTTCCGATACCGGGGGCTCCGTGCGCCAGCCGGCCGATTTCTGCGGCATCGTGGGCCTCAAGCCCAGCTATGGCCGCGTAAGCCGGCATGGGCTCCTGGCCTATGCTTCATCGTTCGACCAAATTGGCATTTTTGGCTCGAATATTGCAGACGTTGCCAGAGTTTTGCAAGTCATAGCCGGTCCCGATGCCTATGATAGCACGGCCTCACAAAGTGATGTGCCTGAATATCAATTAAGTACCGATCTGCACAATAAAAAGCGCAAATTCGCGTATCTAAGGGATGCCCTCCATCACGAGGGCCTGGACCCGGAAATGAGGGGAGGATTTGAAAGTTTCTTTGAACAGTTAAAGGCGGAAGGTCATACCGTAGAACCGGTTGATTTTGAATACCTTGATTTCGTGGTAGCAGCATATTATGTGCTTACTACCGCCGAAGCATCGAGTAACCTGAGCCGGTACGACGGGGTCAAATATGGCCACCGGACGCCGGAAAAGGGCATCGATCTGACCGATTTTTATCGAAAAAGCCGGTCTGAAGGCTTCGGGAAGGAGGTAAAAAAACGTATATTGCTGGGAACCTTCGTGCTGAGCGCCGGATATTACGACGCTTATTTCACGAAAGCACAGCAGGTACGAAGGCTGGTGGTGGAAAAAATGCAGGCGATTTTGCAGCGTTACGATGCCATCCTGTTGCCGACAGTACCAACGACCGCGTTCAGGATCGGGGAGAAAATGGATGACCCGATCGCGATGTACCTTGCCGATATTTATACGGTGCTGGCCAACCTCACAGGGGTTCCGGCGATTTCCGTTCCTTTAACCAGGCATTCCAACGGGATGCCATATGGCCTACAGATCATAACGAGAGAATTAGACGAGCAGAACTTGTTAGAAATTGCACAAACCATGTTGCAGATGCAACAAGTAGATACAGTTTAA
- a CDS encoding Sec-independent protein translocase subunit TatA/TatB, which translates to MTAIFVKSPFLLFQELGMTELILIAAVVLLLFGGKKIPELMRGLGKGIREFKDAKDNVRREVEEGMRESDVKKQA; encoded by the coding sequence ATGACTGCTATTTTCGTTAAATCACCTTTTTTACTTTTCCAGGAACTCGGTATGACTGAACTGATCCTCATCGCCGCAGTGGTATTGCTGCTTTTTGGTGGCAAAAAAATTCCCGAACTGATGCGTGGCCTTGGTAAAGGTATCCGTGAGTTCAAGGATGCAAAAGATAATGTGCGCCGCGAAGTGGAAGAAGGGATGCGTGAATCCGACGTTAAAAAACAGGCTTAA
- the rplS gene encoding 50S ribosomal protein L19 → MNAISFVHEQLTANKQFPKFKAGDNVTVNYKIVEGNKERIQSFKGDVVKIQGTGFTATFTVRKISDGVGVERLFPLYSPNIDGIVLNKVGKVRRAKLYFLRERQGKAARIKEKRV, encoded by the coding sequence ATGAACGCGATTTCTTTTGTTCACGAGCAGTTGACTGCTAATAAGCAATTTCCGAAGTTTAAAGCCGGTGACAACGTTACCGTTAACTATAAGATCGTTGAAGGAAACAAGGAGCGTATCCAATCCTTCAAAGGTGATGTGGTAAAGATCCAGGGTACTGGTTTCACGGCTACTTTCACTGTTCGTAAGATTTCTGACGGGGTGGGTGTTGAAAGGCTCTTCCCGCTGTATTCTCCCAACATCGACGGCATTGTGCTGAACAAAGTTGGTAAGGTAAGAAGGGCTAAACTGTACTTCCTGCGCGAGCGTCAGGGTAAAGCTGCCCGTATCAAAGAAAAAAGGGTTTAG
- the trmD gene encoding tRNA (guanosine(37)-N1)-methyltransferase TrmD: MRIDIITVQPDLLESPFSHSIMKRAKTKGLLEVNIHQLRDFSTLKNSQTDDYQFGGGAGMVMMIEPLVTAIESLQKEVTYDEIIYMTPDGQQFNQKTANRLSLKGNLLIICGHYKGIDERVREHFVTMEISIGDFVLSGGELAAAVVVDAIGRLLPGVLNDETSALFDSFQDNMLAPPVYTRPEEFRGWKVPAVLMSGDHRKIDEWRHDEALKRTKARRPDLLDHD; this comes from the coding sequence ATGCGGATAGACATCATTACCGTACAGCCCGATCTGCTGGAGAGCCCGTTCTCCCACTCGATCATGAAAAGGGCGAAAACAAAGGGCCTGCTGGAGGTAAACATCCATCAATTGCGCGATTTTTCTACCCTGAAGAACAGCCAGACCGACGACTACCAGTTCGGCGGCGGGGCAGGGATGGTGATGATGATCGAGCCGCTGGTGACCGCGATCGAATCGTTGCAAAAGGAAGTGACCTACGACGAGATCATCTATATGACGCCCGACGGGCAGCAATTCAACCAGAAAACGGCCAACCGGCTGTCGCTCAAAGGGAATCTGCTGATCATCTGCGGGCATTACAAGGGGATCGACGAGCGGGTGCGGGAGCATTTCGTGACGATGGAGATCTCGATCGGCGATTTCGTGCTGTCGGGCGGCGAACTGGCCGCAGCGGTGGTGGTGGACGCGATCGGGCGGCTGTTGCCCGGGGTGCTGAACGACGAAACTTCGGCCCTTTTCGACTCGTTCCAGGACAATATGCTGGCGCCGCCGGTGTATACCCGTCCGGAAGAGTTCCGGGGCTGGAAAGTACCTGCGGTCCTCATGAGCGGGGATCACAGGAAGATAGACGAGTGGCGGCACGACGAGGCGTTGAAGCGGACAAAAGCCCGCCGGCCGGACTTGTTGGACCATGACTGA
- the rimM gene encoding ribosome maturation factor RimM (Essential for efficient processing of 16S rRNA), whose amino-acid sequence MANYFNIGKLAAVHGTDGEFLLKHSLGKRSSLKDVAAIFIEERKNSFLPYFVQKAKAKDAEHIYVKLEGIDTREAARAYLQKGVYLQEEDFQAQASGQAPLSLLGFTAQDAEHGVLGTVDEIIEMPHQLLARVTYKEKEMLLPLNEQTMLKVDRKGKVLHLELPAGLLDIYLG is encoded by the coding sequence ATGGCGAACTATTTCAATATCGGCAAACTGGCCGCCGTTCACGGCACCGACGGGGAATTCCTGCTGAAGCACAGTCTCGGCAAACGGTCTTCCCTTAAAGACGTGGCCGCTATTTTCATCGAAGAGCGGAAAAACAGTTTCCTGCCTTATTTCGTGCAGAAAGCCAAAGCCAAGGATGCGGAGCATATCTACGTCAAACTGGAAGGGATAGACACCCGCGAGGCCGCAAGGGCCTATTTGCAGAAAGGCGTGTATCTCCAGGAAGAAGATTTCCAGGCGCAGGCTTCCGGCCAGGCGCCCCTGAGCCTCCTGGGCTTTACGGCGCAGGACGCGGAGCATGGGGTGCTGGGAACGGTGGACGAGATCATCGAAATGCCGCACCAGCTGCTGGCCCGCGTCACCTACAAGGAAAAGGAAATGCTGCTGCCGCTGAACGAACAGACCATGTTGAAGGTAGATCGCAAGGGCAAGGTGCTCCATCTCGAACTGCCGGCCGGCCTGCTGGACATTTATTTAGGGTAA
- the rpsP gene encoding 30S ribosomal protein S16 — MADARAPRDGKFIQKIGTYNPLTVPASINIDTQKALRWLQKGAQPTDTVRRILSFKGVLYLKHLLRGVKLGLFDEPTAYTKFEQWQADHEEKVTARRESQKRVVRAATPVVRKVEDAAPAAPAAEEGEAPAEA; from the coding sequence GTGGCTGATGCCCGCGCGCCCCGTGATGGTAAATTCATTCAGAAAATCGGTACCTACAACCCGCTGACCGTACCGGCTTCTATCAACATTGACACGCAGAAAGCGCTCCGCTGGCTGCAGAAAGGTGCTCAACCCACCGACACTGTTCGTAGGATCCTGTCCTTCAAAGGCGTTCTGTACCTGAAACACCTGCTCCGTGGTGTGAAACTCGGTTTGTTCGACGAACCTACCGCTTACACCAAATTCGAGCAGTGGCAGGCTGATCACGAAGAAAAAGTGACCGCCCGCCGCGAAAGCCAGAAAAGAGTAGTACGCGCTGCCACTCCGGTAGTTCGTAAAGTTGAGGACGCAGCTCCGGCCGCTCCCGCCGCTGAAGAAGGCGAAGCACCGGCAGAAGCATAA